The Acidobacteriota bacterium region GGCGGCTGCTGGAGAAGGCCGCCGTTTGCCACGGCGGCGGCAAGAACCATCGCCTGGGCCTTTACGATATGATTCTTATCAAGGATAACCACATCGCCTCAGCCGGCTCCGTGGCCGGTGCCGTCAGGCGAGCCCGGGAGTTTCTGGATACAGCCGGTTTCAGGCTGCAGTTTAATAGCAGCGCTGAACGCGTCGATCTCGAGGTTGAAGTTGCCACCGAGGAACAGCTCAAGGAAGCGCTCGGGGCCGGGGTCAAGCGCATTATGATCGACAACCAGGCCATCGAGTCGCTTGCCCGCCTGGTCAAGACGGCCAGAAAGCTCGACCCCGACGCCAAGCTGGAAGCATCCGGCAACGTCACCCTTGAAACCGTTGCGCAGATCGCCGCTACCGGCGTGGACTACATCTCTGTCGGCGCTATTACGCACTCGGCGCCGGCAGCCGACTTCTCGTTGCAGTTTTCCGAAGAATGATCCCCACTGGCCCCAACCTGGAGCAGATCGCCGACACCCTGGTCCTGGACATCCGTCGCAAACCCGGTCAGCCGGTCGCTTTCGCGACCCTGCAGAAAAGACTGCGGCTCGATCAGGATACCATCGAGGCCGCCCTGCATTTGCTGGCCTCGAACGACTACCGCATCAGGAAGGGCAGGAAAGCAGTGACGTTTGTGGCTCCTCCTGACCGCATGATACCGCTTGAAATCCGGTACCGTCTCGGGACCAGGTGGCTCGGTACCTCGGTGCACGCGTATAACACGGTCAAGTCAACAAACGTGATCGCGGCGCAGTTAGCCGAGCGCGGGGCGGTTCAGGGCACTATCGTCACGGCCGAGCGGCAAACTAAGGGACGCGGGCGCCTTGGGCGCTCCTGGTACTCACCGCCCGGTACCGGCATCTATGTCTCTATTGTATTGAGACCCGCCTTTTCACCCGAACGCGCCCCCGGCATGTCCATCATGACCGCCACCGCCCTGGCCGACACCGTGGCGAACTATTGCCCGGGCGAGGTTCAGATCAAATGGCCCAACGACCTCCTCATCAACGGCAGGAAGACCGCCGGCATCCTCACCGAACTCTCGGCCGAGCGAGGACGTATCGGACACCTGATTGTCGGTGTCGGAATCAACGTCAACAACAGCGCCCAATCCTTCCCGGAGGAGCTCCGGAAAACGGCCACGTCTCTCCGGCGCGTGCTCAAGCGCAAAGTCAGCCGCGTGGAACTGCTCCAGCGTTTCCTGCGGCATTTCGAGAAGGAGTACGAGACCTACACTCGTCACGGCCTGCAAAAACGGCTCGGCCGGATTCGCCGCTACTCGTCCCTTGTCGGCAGGCAGGTAGTCGTGAAGTCCGGACGAAGCACCGTCAGCGGCACGGCTGTCGATATCGGCCCGGACGGCAGTCTGATCATAGAGACCCCGAAGAAACGCATCCCGGTGACGGCCGGCGAAGTGCGGCTGGCTGACGGCTGACAACTCCCGCCCCTTGCTCACCGCCCCGCCCGGTGTGGGCCGGCTTGCATTTCGCGTCCCGATATGCTACCATAGCCGCATGTACAACGAGAGCATCATGGAACATTTCCACAACCCGCGCAACGTGGGTGAAATCGAAGAGGCCGACGGTATCGGCCAGGCGGGCAACCCGGAAACCGGCGACGTCATGAAAATGTACATCAAGATCGCCGACGGCCGGATCACCGAGGCACGGCATAAGACGTTTGGCAACGCCGTGGCCATCGCGGTCAGTTCCATGGCCACGCTGATGATTATCGGCAAGACGCTGGACGAGGCTGCCGCCATGACCAGGGAGGACGTCTCCCGGGCACTTGACGGTATCCCGCCGGACAAAATGGACTGCTCCAACATGGCACCGGATGCCGTCCGCGCGGCCATAGAAGACTACCGGGCACAGAGTACGCAACCCTGAGCCCTCCGCCTGCCACCTATGCCTGAACTCCCCGAAGTAGAAACGACCGTCCGCGGACTGCGGGCAACGATCACCGGAAAGACCATCGAGCGCGTCACCCTGCACGCCCCGCCGTCGTCAATCGTGGTCAGCCCCTCGCTGGGGCCGGTGCGCTTCGATTCCCTGCTGCCGGGCAGGACCGTCCGCGCCGTAACCCGCCGGGGCAAGAACATACTGGTCTCCCTGACGGGCGACATCACCCTCTGGATCCATCTGAAGATGACGGGCCGCCTGACGTGGGTTCCGGCCGGCACACCGCCGGGCCGGCACGACCTGGTCCTGTTCGACTTTGAGAGGGACAGTTCGTCCAATGCTCGCATGCATCTGCGCTTCAACGACTATCGGCGCTTTGGCCGCCTGCGCCTCTTCCCGGACGAGGAACTGTTCAAGCAGAAGGGGCTTAAGGAACTCGGGCCGGAACCACTGGAGATTTCCGCTGAGCAATTCGTCCGGTTGTGCCATCGCCGTGCCCGCATGATCAAGCCCGCCCTGCTCGACCAGTCGTTTATTGCCGGCCTCGGCAACATATATGCCGATGAGTCACTCTATCATGCCCGAATCCATCCCCGGCGCCTCATCACCTCCGTATCCCGGAGAAAGCTCATGACATTACACGGCCAGATCCGGAGACTGCTGCACAAAGCCATCCGGCTGATGGGCACCTCCGTCGACACCTACGCAGGCGTCGACGGTCAACCCGGGGGATTCCAGAGATACTTGAAAGTATACGGCAACGAGGGCGAGCCGTGCCGCTCATGCGGCACGACGATCGTGCGGGAGAAGATCGGGTCACGGTCGGCGTCTTTTTGTCCCCGCTGCCAGCGGTTGCGGTAACGACCAAGCCGGACCCTCTCGGTCAGGAAACTCAGGCCCACAGGAGATTGCGGCCGGTATCAGGGTCAAAATAGTGCAGCGCCGACGCCTCAAGGGTGAAACGGACCTCCTGCCCCACCGCTATCGGCCGGGATACGTTTGACACCGTCAACGAATGCTCCTTAAACGATAACCGCACCACGTACTCGTCGCCCATGTAGTCGCAGGATTCGATGCGTCCCCCGAGGGGACCATCACCACGGATTTCTATGGCCTCCGGGCGCAGCCCCGCCAGAAGCCCGGCGGCGGCCTTGGCAGCCACCGCGTCCGGTACTTGCACGCCGAACGGCACCAGCCTGCCGCTGTCTATCCGGGCCGCAATGAGATTCATCTGCGGCTGACCGATGAACAGCGCCGCAAACCTGGTGGCCGGCCGCTGGTACAGGTCTTCCGGGGAGCCTATCTGCTCGAGCTGTCCGTCGTTAAGCAGGACAATGCGGTCGGCCATGGTGAGTGCTTCGGCCTGATCGTGGGTCACGTGAATCATCGTGCGCCCCAGGTTCCTTTGTATGCGGACTATCTCGTGCCGCATCCTCATCCGCAACTCGGCGTCGAGGTTGGACAGAGGTTCGTCCAGCAGGAATATCGCCGGCTCGCGCACCATAGCCCGCCCGAGGGCCACGCGCTGGCGCTGGCCGCCGGATAACTGGCCCGGCTTGTCCCGCAGGCGGTCGGCCAGACCGAGCATCTCGGCAATCCGCCGCACGCGCGCAGCACGTTCCTTACCGGACATGCCGGCCACTCTCAGCGGAAAATCGAGGTTTCTCTGTACCGACATGTGCGGGTACAGCGAGTAATTCTGGAAAACGAGCGCCACGTTCCGGTCCCGCGGCCGCAGCCGGTCCACTCGCTTACTGTCGATGTATACCTCGCCCGTGGTCGGCTCCTCAAGCCCGGCGATTATGCGCAGGATAGTGGACTTACCGCACCCGGAAGGCCCCAGCAGCACGGCCAGCTCTCCTGCGGTCAATTCCAGGGAGATATCCTGCAACACCGGCTTCCCATCGTAGACCTTGGAGATGTTCTTCAGTACCAGCCCGGACATCTAAGGTTGCTCCTCGATCCGCCCGTCCTCAAGGCGAAAAACCGCTCCCGACTCCCGAAGGTGTGCCGGCGGCTTATGGGCGGTTGTCAGAAACAGTTGCGAAAAACCCTCGAAAAGCCCTATCAAGCTCATCGCCCTTGCTTCGTCAAGCTCGGCAAATATCTCGTCCAGTAGAAGCAGCGGCGGCATACCACGCTCCCGCTTGAGCATCTGGTATAAGGCCAGCTTAAGCGCCACTGCCGCCGTTCGCCACTGTCCCTGCGAACCATACATCCGGGCTGGGTATCCGGCAACTGAAAACAGAATCTCGTCGCGATGCGGCCCCACGAGCGCCGTCTGCACGGCCCGTTCACGATCACTATGACCGTCCAACTGCACCTGGAAGGCTACCTCTGCATCCCCGATCTCCGCATGACCGTTCGACAGCGGCACCGACGGCCGGTAGCGCAACTCAAACCGCTCACCGCCCGATATCCGTGCATAATACTCAGCGGCGGCGGCGGCAAGCGAGGACAGGAAACTGTTCCGGGCGCACGTGACCCGGGCGCCGTGAGAAATCAGAACACCGTCGAACGGTGAAGGGTCCATGTCCCTCTTGAGCGCTGCGTTCTTCTGCGCCAGCGCAGCCTGGTAGGCGATCAGGTCGCTGAGATACAGGCGGGAAAACTGTGAAAGGTACAT contains the following coding sequences:
- a CDS encoding biotin--[acetyl-CoA-carboxylase] ligase, yielding MIPTGPNLEQIADTLVLDIRRKPGQPVAFATLQKRLRLDQDTIEAALHLLASNDYRIRKGRKAVTFVAPPDRMIPLEIRYRLGTRWLGTSVHAYNTVKSTNVIAAQLAERGAVQGTIVTAERQTKGRGRLGRSWYSPPGTGIYVSIVLRPAFSPERAPGMSIMTATALADTVANYCPGEVQIKWPNDLLINGRKTAGILTELSAERGRIGHLIVGVGINVNNSAQSFPEELRKTATSLRRVLKRKVSRVELLQRFLRHFEKEYETYTRHGLQKRLGRIRRYSSLVGRQVVVKSGRSTVSGTAVDIGPDGSLIIETPKKRIPVTAGEVRLADG
- a CDS encoding ABC transporter ATP-binding protein — protein: MSGLVLKNISKVYDGKPVLQDISLELTAGELAVLLGPSGCGKSTILRIIAGLEEPTTGEVYIDSKRVDRLRPRDRNVALVFQNYSLYPHMSVQRNLDFPLRVAGMSGKERAARVRRIAEMLGLADRLRDKPGQLSGGQRQRVALGRAMVREPAIFLLDEPLSNLDAELRMRMRHEIVRIQRNLGRTMIHVTHDQAEALTMADRIVLLNDGQLEQIGSPEDLYQRPATRFAALFIGQPQMNLIAARIDSGRLVPFGVQVPDAVAAKAAAGLLAGLRPEAIEIRGDGPLGGRIESCDYMGDEYVVRLSFKEHSLTVSNVSRPIAVGQEVRFTLEASALHYFDPDTGRNLLWA
- a CDS encoding iron-sulfur cluster assembly scaffold protein, yielding MYNESIMEHFHNPRNVGEIEEADGIGQAGNPETGDVMKMYIKIADGRITEARHKTFGNAVAIAVSSMATLMIIGKTLDEAAAMTREDVSRALDGIPPDKMDCSNMAPDAVRAAIEDYRAQSTQP
- the mutM gene encoding bifunctional DNA-formamidopyrimidine glycosylase/DNA-(apurinic or apyrimidinic site) lyase produces the protein MPELPEVETTVRGLRATITGKTIERVTLHAPPSSIVVSPSLGPVRFDSLLPGRTVRAVTRRGKNILVSLTGDITLWIHLKMTGRLTWVPAGTPPGRHDLVLFDFERDSSSNARMHLRFNDYRRFGRLRLFPDEELFKQKGLKELGPEPLEISAEQFVRLCHRRARMIKPALLDQSFIAGLGNIYADESLYHARIHPRRLITSVSRRKLMTLHGQIRRLLHKAIRLMGTSVDTYAGVDGQPGGFQRYLKVYGNEGEPCRSCGTTIVREKIGSRSASFCPRCQRLR
- a CDS encoding DNA replication/repair protein RecF, which codes for MRLTCRRQGLPCDLHVEKSMNVQSLSVTCFRNLGRLQLSPAPGVNVLHGLNGSGKTNLLEALFTLCLGRSQRRAPDTVLLQHECDVYRLEGKIATSSGPKSPAVAFQRGGRKKVTIDGAPSKLRELYDHFCAVSVGPEDSEILAGPPAVRRAFLDMYLSQFSRLYLSDLIAYQAALAQKNAALKRDMDPSPFDGVLISHGARVTCARNSFLSSLAAAAAEYYARISGGERFELRYRPSVPLSNGHAEIGDAEVAFQVQLDGHSDRERAVQTALVGPHRDEILFSVAGYPARMYGSQGQWRTAAVALKLALYQMLKRERGMPPLLLLDEIFAELDEARAMSLIGLFEGFSQLFLTTAHKPPAHLRESGAVFRLEDGRIEEQP
- the nadC gene encoding carboxylating nicotinate-nucleotide diphosphorylase, which encodes MLPVDAYHESMQALVRVALQEDIREGDITSLAALEPNPARGGIIAKSDGVLSGVEPVMLVFRTVDSANKVRFLLNDGDRFCPGQTVAEIDGFNQTILASERVALNFLGCLSGVATMTRAFVERISGTSCTILDTRKTTPGWRLLEKAAVCHGGGKNHRLGLYDMILIKDNHIASAGSVAGAVRRAREFLDTAGFRLQFNSSAERVDLEVEVATEEQLKEALGAGVKRIMIDNQAIESLARLVKTARKLDPDAKLEASGNVTLETVAQIAATGVDYISVGAITHSAPAADFSLQFSEE